The following proteins are co-located in the Neofelis nebulosa isolate mNeoNeb1 chromosome 18, mNeoNeb1.pri, whole genome shotgun sequence genome:
- the IL9R gene encoding interleukin-9 receptor isoform X3, protein MQQTLHQSKVESPKPTFGVMGKEGSSHLLVPGFMISGSSCLSTPLGTAALICIVVSDVGGLCQPAVGGSRHCSLQLYPESGRETSLQTQERSPPGLEVGGGGGGLRLAMGPSRCIWEGLGAGSFICLNNNILRIDCHWSAVELGQGPSPWLLFTSNQAVGSNHRCVFRASECTLVLPPEEVLVPSDNFTITFHRYVSGKEQISLVDPQYLPRRHVKLDPPSDLQSNVSSDYCVLTWSVSPALEPLISMLSYELAFKRQGETWEQAQHRDHIFGVTWLRLEAIELDPGSSYEARLRVQMASPEDDLAEEQHYAGQWSDWSQPVCFPSPQTSARGSLLSPRGQPDGTLVAVPVFLLLTSLTCLLFKLSPRVKRSFYQNVPSPVAFFQSLYSVHNGDFQTWIGAHRTGLLPSQDCVSSPRRASESSVQEAIAWLTYGPVDPWQSVVLEEEEKGPRPGLPEAVLLAGRVAQGEQPPAYLPQEDWVPGSPTRPALPQAEGSSGDYCALGCPGACHPSTFPGNTQSSGPSLALACGLSCDQQSLDATQGGTYVGVGHREEQDPGECVA, encoded by the exons ATGCAGCAGACACTCCACCAATCAAAGGTCGAATCACCAAAGCCTACCTTTGGTGTCATGGGGAAAGAAGGATCATCCCACCTTCTAGTTCCCGGGTTTATGATTAGTGGTAGCAGTTGTCTCTCAACCCCACTTGGGACAGCTGCTCTGATCTGCATCGTGGTTTCAGATGTGGGCGGCCTGTGTCAGCCTGCCGTGGGAGGCTCACGTCACTGCTCACTGCAGTTATATCCTGAATCAGGCAGAGAGACTTCGCTGCAAACACAGGAGCGGTCACCTCCAGGTCtggaggttggtggggggggggggggcctccgaCTTGCCATGGGACCCAGCAGATGCATCTGGGAAG GGCTCGGGGCTGGATCTTTCATCTGCCTCAACAACAACATCCTAAGGATCGACTGCCACTGGTCTGCTGTAGAGCTGGGTCAGGGCCCCAGTCCCTGGCTCCTCTTTACCAG CAACCAGGCCGTGGGCAGCAATCACAGATGTGTCTTCCGGGCCAGCGAGTGCACTCTGGTGCTGCCACCTGAGGAGGTGCTTGTGCCTTCTGACAACTTCACCATCACTTTCCACCGTTACGTCTCTGGGAAGGAGCAGATCAGCCTGGTGGACCCACAGTACCTGCCCCGGAGACATG TGAAGCTGGACCCTCCCTCTGATTTGCAGAGCAATGTCAGCTCTGACTACTGTGTCCTGACCTGGAGCGTCAGTCCTGCTTTGGAGCCTCTGATCTCCATGCTCAGCTATGAGCTGGCCTTCAAGAGGCAGGGGGAGACCTGGGAG CAGGCCCAGCACAGGGATCACATCTTTGGGGTGACCTGGCTCAGGCTTGAAGCCATCGAGTTGGACCCTGGTTCCAGCTACGAGGCCAGGCTGCGCGTCCAGATGGCCTCACCGGAGGATGACCTGGCGGAGGAACAGCACTATGCGGGCCAGTGGAGTGACTGGAGCCAGCCTGTGtgctttccctctccccagaccTCTGCCCGAG GCTCCCTGTTATCACCTCGGGGGCAGCCTGACGGCACCCTTGTCGCTGTACCTGTCTTTCTGCTACTGACCAGCCTGACCTGCCTCCTGTTCAAGCTTTCACCCAG GGTGAAGAGAAGCTTCTACCAGAACGTGCCGTCTCCAGTGGCCTTCTTCCAGTCCCTGTACAGTGTGCACAATGGGGACTTCCAG ACCTGGATAGGGGCCCACAGAACCGGTCTGCTGCCGAGCCAGGACTGTGTCAGTTCCCCGAGAAGAGCCTCGGAGTCTAGTGTCCAGGAGGCCATTGCGTGGCTGACCTATGGCCCAGTGGATCCCTGGCAGTCAGTggtcctggaggaagaggagaaaggccCACGTCCTGGCCTCCCAGAGGCTGTGTTGTTAGCAGGTCGTGTGGCACAGGGAGAGCAGCCACCTGCCTACCTGCCACAGGAGGACTGGGTCCCTGGGAGCCCCACCAGGCCAGCTCTCCCACAGGCAGAGGGCAGCAGTGGTGACTACTGTGCCTTGGGCTGTCCCGGGGCGTGCCACCCCTCGACCTTCCCAGGAAACACGCAGAGCTCTGGGCCCAGCCTGGCTTTGGCCTGTGGCCTCTCCTGTGACCAGCAGAGCCTGGATGCCACGCAAGGAGGGACCTATGTGGGAGTTGGTCACAGAGAGGAGCAAGACCCTGGTGAATGTGTCGCATGA
- the IL9R gene encoding interleukin-9 receptor isoform X2, whose protein sequence is MQQTLHQSKVESPKPTFGVMGKEGSSHLLVPGFMISGSSCLSTPLGTAALICIVVSDVGGLCQPAVGGSRHCSLQLYPESGRETSLQTQERSPPGLEVGGGGGGLRLAMGPSRCIWEGWTLETEALMRELSTWLLICTCISPWVGLGVSIHGEGGGLGAGSFICLNNNILRIDCHWSAVELGQGPSPWLLFTSNQAVGSNHRCVFRASECTLVLPPEEVLVPSDNFTITFHRYVSGKEQISLVDPQYLPRRHVKLDPPSDLQSNVSSDYCVLTWSVSPALEPLISMLSYELAFKRQGETWEAQHRDHIFGVTWLRLEAIELDPGSSYEARLRVQMASPEDDLAEEQHYAGQWSDWSQPVCFPSPQTSARGSLLSPRGQPDGTLVAVPVFLLLTSLTCLLFKLSPRVKRSFYQNVPSPVAFFQSLYSVHNGDFQTWIGAHRTGLLPSQDCVSSPRRASESSVQEAIAWLTYGPVDPWQSVVLEEEEKGPRPGLPEAVLLAGRVAQGEQPPAYLPQEDWVPGSPTRPALPQAEGSSGDYCALGCPGACHPSTFPGNTQSSGPSLALACGLSCDQQSLDATQGGTYVGVGHREEQDPGECVA, encoded by the exons ATGCAGCAGACACTCCACCAATCAAAGGTCGAATCACCAAAGCCTACCTTTGGTGTCATGGGGAAAGAAGGATCATCCCACCTTCTAGTTCCCGGGTTTATGATTAGTGGTAGCAGTTGTCTCTCAACCCCACTTGGGACAGCTGCTCTGATCTGCATCGTGGTTTCAGATGTGGGCGGCCTGTGTCAGCCTGCCGTGGGAGGCTCACGTCACTGCTCACTGCAGTTATATCCTGAATCAGGCAGAGAGACTTCGCTGCAAACACAGGAGCGGTCACCTCCAGGTCtggaggttggtggggggggggggggcctccgaCTTGCCATGGGACCCAGCAGATGCATCTGGGAAG GATGGACCTTGGAGACTGAGGCCCTGATGCGGGAGTTGAGTACCTGGCTCCTGATCTGCACGTGCATCAGCCCTTGGGTTGGCTTGGGAGTCTCCATCCACggggaaggaggag GGCTCGGGGCTGGATCTTTCATCTGCCTCAACAACAACATCCTAAGGATCGACTGCCACTGGTCTGCTGTAGAGCTGGGTCAGGGCCCCAGTCCCTGGCTCCTCTTTACCAG CAACCAGGCCGTGGGCAGCAATCACAGATGTGTCTTCCGGGCCAGCGAGTGCACTCTGGTGCTGCCACCTGAGGAGGTGCTTGTGCCTTCTGACAACTTCACCATCACTTTCCACCGTTACGTCTCTGGGAAGGAGCAGATCAGCCTGGTGGACCCACAGTACCTGCCCCGGAGACATG TGAAGCTGGACCCTCCCTCTGATTTGCAGAGCAATGTCAGCTCTGACTACTGTGTCCTGACCTGGAGCGTCAGTCCTGCTTTGGAGCCTCTGATCTCCATGCTCAGCTATGAGCTGGCCTTCAAGAGGCAGGGGGAGACCTGGGAG GCCCAGCACAGGGATCACATCTTTGGGGTGACCTGGCTCAGGCTTGAAGCCATCGAGTTGGACCCTGGTTCCAGCTACGAGGCCAGGCTGCGCGTCCAGATGGCCTCACCGGAGGATGACCTGGCGGAGGAACAGCACTATGCGGGCCAGTGGAGTGACTGGAGCCAGCCTGTGtgctttccctctccccagaccTCTGCCCGAG GCTCCCTGTTATCACCTCGGGGGCAGCCTGACGGCACCCTTGTCGCTGTACCTGTCTTTCTGCTACTGACCAGCCTGACCTGCCTCCTGTTCAAGCTTTCACCCAG GGTGAAGAGAAGCTTCTACCAGAACGTGCCGTCTCCAGTGGCCTTCTTCCAGTCCCTGTACAGTGTGCACAATGGGGACTTCCAG ACCTGGATAGGGGCCCACAGAACCGGTCTGCTGCCGAGCCAGGACTGTGTCAGTTCCCCGAGAAGAGCCTCGGAGTCTAGTGTCCAGGAGGCCATTGCGTGGCTGACCTATGGCCCAGTGGATCCCTGGCAGTCAGTggtcctggaggaagaggagaaaggccCACGTCCTGGCCTCCCAGAGGCTGTGTTGTTAGCAGGTCGTGTGGCACAGGGAGAGCAGCCACCTGCCTACCTGCCACAGGAGGACTGGGTCCCTGGGAGCCCCACCAGGCCAGCTCTCCCACAGGCAGAGGGCAGCAGTGGTGACTACTGTGCCTTGGGCTGTCCCGGGGCGTGCCACCCCTCGACCTTCCCAGGAAACACGCAGAGCTCTGGGCCCAGCCTGGCTTTGGCCTGTGGCCTCTCCTGTGACCAGCAGAGCCTGGATGCCACGCAAGGAGGGACCTATGTGGGAGTTGGTCACAGAGAGGAGCAAGACCCTGGTGAATGTGTCGCATGA
- the IL9R gene encoding interleukin-9 receptor isoform X5 — protein sequence MQQTLHQSKVESPKPTFGVMGKEGSSHLLVPGFMISGSSCLSTPLGTAALICIVVSDVGGLCQPAVGGSRHCSLQLYPESGRETSLQTQERSPPGLEVGGGGGGLRLAMGPSRCIWEGWTLETEALMRELSTWLLICTCISPWVGLGVSIHGEGGGLGAGSFICLNNNILRIDCHWSAVELGQGPSPWLLFTSNQAVGSNHRCVFRASECTLVLPPEEVLVPSDNFTITFHRYVSGKEQISLVDPQYLPRRHVKLDPPSDLQSNVSSDYCVLTWSVSPALEPLISMLSYELAFKRQGETWEQAQHRDHIFGVTWLRLEAIELDPGSSYEARLRVQMASPEDDLAEEQHYAGQWSDWSQPVCFPSPQTSARGSLLSPRGQPDGTLVAVPVFLLLTSLTCLLFKLSPRVKRSFYQNVPSPVAFFQSLYSVHNGDFQIQACFREETLTENQKNGSCIPLGLEYTKCLSQDLLEE from the exons ATGCAGCAGACACTCCACCAATCAAAGGTCGAATCACCAAAGCCTACCTTTGGTGTCATGGGGAAAGAAGGATCATCCCACCTTCTAGTTCCCGGGTTTATGATTAGTGGTAGCAGTTGTCTCTCAACCCCACTTGGGACAGCTGCTCTGATCTGCATCGTGGTTTCAGATGTGGGCGGCCTGTGTCAGCCTGCCGTGGGAGGCTCACGTCACTGCTCACTGCAGTTATATCCTGAATCAGGCAGAGAGACTTCGCTGCAAACACAGGAGCGGTCACCTCCAGGTCtggaggttggtggggggggggggggcctccgaCTTGCCATGGGACCCAGCAGATGCATCTGGGAAG GATGGACCTTGGAGACTGAGGCCCTGATGCGGGAGTTGAGTACCTGGCTCCTGATCTGCACGTGCATCAGCCCTTGGGTTGGCTTGGGAGTCTCCATCCACggggaaggaggag GGCTCGGGGCTGGATCTTTCATCTGCCTCAACAACAACATCCTAAGGATCGACTGCCACTGGTCTGCTGTAGAGCTGGGTCAGGGCCCCAGTCCCTGGCTCCTCTTTACCAG CAACCAGGCCGTGGGCAGCAATCACAGATGTGTCTTCCGGGCCAGCGAGTGCACTCTGGTGCTGCCACCTGAGGAGGTGCTTGTGCCTTCTGACAACTTCACCATCACTTTCCACCGTTACGTCTCTGGGAAGGAGCAGATCAGCCTGGTGGACCCACAGTACCTGCCCCGGAGACATG TGAAGCTGGACCCTCCCTCTGATTTGCAGAGCAATGTCAGCTCTGACTACTGTGTCCTGACCTGGAGCGTCAGTCCTGCTTTGGAGCCTCTGATCTCCATGCTCAGCTATGAGCTGGCCTTCAAGAGGCAGGGGGAGACCTGGGAG CAGGCCCAGCACAGGGATCACATCTTTGGGGTGACCTGGCTCAGGCTTGAAGCCATCGAGTTGGACCCTGGTTCCAGCTACGAGGCCAGGCTGCGCGTCCAGATGGCCTCACCGGAGGATGACCTGGCGGAGGAACAGCACTATGCGGGCCAGTGGAGTGACTGGAGCCAGCCTGTGtgctttccctctccccagaccTCTGCCCGAG GCTCCCTGTTATCACCTCGGGGGCAGCCTGACGGCACCCTTGTCGCTGTACCTGTCTTTCTGCTACTGACCAGCCTGACCTGCCTCCTGTTCAAGCTTTCACCCAG GGTGAAGAGAAGCTTCTACCAGAACGTGCCGTCTCCAGTGGCCTTCTTCCAGTCCCTGTACAGTGTGCACAATGGGGACTTCCAG
- the IL9R gene encoding interleukin-9 receptor isoform X1, which yields MQQTLHQSKVESPKPTFGVMGKEGSSHLLVPGFMISGSSCLSTPLGTAALICIVVSDVGGLCQPAVGGSRHCSLQLYPESGRETSLQTQERSPPGLEVGGGGGGLRLAMGPSRCIWEGWTLETEALMRELSTWLLICTCISPWVGLGVSIHGEGGGLGAGSFICLNNNILRIDCHWSAVELGQGPSPWLLFTSNQAVGSNHRCVFRASECTLVLPPEEVLVPSDNFTITFHRYVSGKEQISLVDPQYLPRRHVKLDPPSDLQSNVSSDYCVLTWSVSPALEPLISMLSYELAFKRQGETWEQAQHRDHIFGVTWLRLEAIELDPGSSYEARLRVQMASPEDDLAEEQHYAGQWSDWSQPVCFPSPQTSARGSLLSPRGQPDGTLVAVPVFLLLTSLTCLLFKLSPRVKRSFYQNVPSPVAFFQSLYSVHNGDFQTWIGAHRTGLLPSQDCVSSPRRASESSVQEAIAWLTYGPVDPWQSVVLEEEEKGPRPGLPEAVLLAGRVAQGEQPPAYLPQEDWVPGSPTRPALPQAEGSSGDYCALGCPGACHPSTFPGNTQSSGPSLALACGLSCDQQSLDATQGGTYVGVGHREEQDPGECVA from the exons ATGCAGCAGACACTCCACCAATCAAAGGTCGAATCACCAAAGCCTACCTTTGGTGTCATGGGGAAAGAAGGATCATCCCACCTTCTAGTTCCCGGGTTTATGATTAGTGGTAGCAGTTGTCTCTCAACCCCACTTGGGACAGCTGCTCTGATCTGCATCGTGGTTTCAGATGTGGGCGGCCTGTGTCAGCCTGCCGTGGGAGGCTCACGTCACTGCTCACTGCAGTTATATCCTGAATCAGGCAGAGAGACTTCGCTGCAAACACAGGAGCGGTCACCTCCAGGTCtggaggttggtggggggggggggggcctccgaCTTGCCATGGGACCCAGCAGATGCATCTGGGAAG GATGGACCTTGGAGACTGAGGCCCTGATGCGGGAGTTGAGTACCTGGCTCCTGATCTGCACGTGCATCAGCCCTTGGGTTGGCTTGGGAGTCTCCATCCACggggaaggaggag GGCTCGGGGCTGGATCTTTCATCTGCCTCAACAACAACATCCTAAGGATCGACTGCCACTGGTCTGCTGTAGAGCTGGGTCAGGGCCCCAGTCCCTGGCTCCTCTTTACCAG CAACCAGGCCGTGGGCAGCAATCACAGATGTGTCTTCCGGGCCAGCGAGTGCACTCTGGTGCTGCCACCTGAGGAGGTGCTTGTGCCTTCTGACAACTTCACCATCACTTTCCACCGTTACGTCTCTGGGAAGGAGCAGATCAGCCTGGTGGACCCACAGTACCTGCCCCGGAGACATG TGAAGCTGGACCCTCCCTCTGATTTGCAGAGCAATGTCAGCTCTGACTACTGTGTCCTGACCTGGAGCGTCAGTCCTGCTTTGGAGCCTCTGATCTCCATGCTCAGCTATGAGCTGGCCTTCAAGAGGCAGGGGGAGACCTGGGAG CAGGCCCAGCACAGGGATCACATCTTTGGGGTGACCTGGCTCAGGCTTGAAGCCATCGAGTTGGACCCTGGTTCCAGCTACGAGGCCAGGCTGCGCGTCCAGATGGCCTCACCGGAGGATGACCTGGCGGAGGAACAGCACTATGCGGGCCAGTGGAGTGACTGGAGCCAGCCTGTGtgctttccctctccccagaccTCTGCCCGAG GCTCCCTGTTATCACCTCGGGGGCAGCCTGACGGCACCCTTGTCGCTGTACCTGTCTTTCTGCTACTGACCAGCCTGACCTGCCTCCTGTTCAAGCTTTCACCCAG GGTGAAGAGAAGCTTCTACCAGAACGTGCCGTCTCCAGTGGCCTTCTTCCAGTCCCTGTACAGTGTGCACAATGGGGACTTCCAG ACCTGGATAGGGGCCCACAGAACCGGTCTGCTGCCGAGCCAGGACTGTGTCAGTTCCCCGAGAAGAGCCTCGGAGTCTAGTGTCCAGGAGGCCATTGCGTGGCTGACCTATGGCCCAGTGGATCCCTGGCAGTCAGTggtcctggaggaagaggagaaaggccCACGTCCTGGCCTCCCAGAGGCTGTGTTGTTAGCAGGTCGTGTGGCACAGGGAGAGCAGCCACCTGCCTACCTGCCACAGGAGGACTGGGTCCCTGGGAGCCCCACCAGGCCAGCTCTCCCACAGGCAGAGGGCAGCAGTGGTGACTACTGTGCCTTGGGCTGTCCCGGGGCGTGCCACCCCTCGACCTTCCCAGGAAACACGCAGAGCTCTGGGCCCAGCCTGGCTTTGGCCTGTGGCCTCTCCTGTGACCAGCAGAGCCTGGATGCCACGCAAGGAGGGACCTATGTGGGAGTTGGTCACAGAGAGGAGCAAGACCCTGGTGAATGTGTCGCATGA
- the IL9R gene encoding interleukin-9 receptor isoform X4 produces the protein MGSMPHRGSPHGEHLSGGFSPQRAALMVTVPRGVLSAQFLAGWTLETEALMRELSTWLLICTCISPWVGLGVSIHGEGGGLGAGSFICLNNNILRIDCHWSAVELGQGPSPWLLFTSNQAVGSNHRCVFRASECTLVLPPEEVLVPSDNFTITFHRYVSGKEQISLVDPQYLPRRHVKLDPPSDLQSNVSSDYCVLTWSVSPALEPLISMLSYELAFKRQGETWEQAQHRDHIFGVTWLRLEAIELDPGSSYEARLRVQMASPEDDLAEEQHYAGQWSDWSQPVCFPSPQTSARGSLLSPRGQPDGTLVAVPVFLLLTSLTCLLFKLSPRVKRSFYQNVPSPVAFFQSLYSVHNGDFQTWIGAHRTGLLPSQDCVSSPRRASESSVQEAIAWLTYGPVDPWQSVVLEEEEKGPRPGLPEAVLLAGRVAQGEQPPAYLPQEDWVPGSPTRPALPQAEGSSGDYCALGCPGACHPSTFPGNTQSSGPSLALACGLSCDQQSLDATQGGTYVGVGHREEQDPGECVA, from the exons ATGGGGAGCATGCCTCACAGGGGGAGCCCTCACGGTGAGCACCTATCAGGGGGCTTCTCTCCACAGAGAGCAGCCCTCATGGTGACTGTCCCCAGGGGGGTGCTCTCAGCCCAGTTCCTTGCAGGATGGACCTTGGAGACTGAGGCCCTGATGCGGGAGTTGAGTACCTGGCTCCTGATCTGCACGTGCATCAGCCCTTGGGTTGGCTTGGGAGTCTCCATCCACggggaaggaggag GGCTCGGGGCTGGATCTTTCATCTGCCTCAACAACAACATCCTAAGGATCGACTGCCACTGGTCTGCTGTAGAGCTGGGTCAGGGCCCCAGTCCCTGGCTCCTCTTTACCAG CAACCAGGCCGTGGGCAGCAATCACAGATGTGTCTTCCGGGCCAGCGAGTGCACTCTGGTGCTGCCACCTGAGGAGGTGCTTGTGCCTTCTGACAACTTCACCATCACTTTCCACCGTTACGTCTCTGGGAAGGAGCAGATCAGCCTGGTGGACCCACAGTACCTGCCCCGGAGACATG TGAAGCTGGACCCTCCCTCTGATTTGCAGAGCAATGTCAGCTCTGACTACTGTGTCCTGACCTGGAGCGTCAGTCCTGCTTTGGAGCCTCTGATCTCCATGCTCAGCTATGAGCTGGCCTTCAAGAGGCAGGGGGAGACCTGGGAG CAGGCCCAGCACAGGGATCACATCTTTGGGGTGACCTGGCTCAGGCTTGAAGCCATCGAGTTGGACCCTGGTTCCAGCTACGAGGCCAGGCTGCGCGTCCAGATGGCCTCACCGGAGGATGACCTGGCGGAGGAACAGCACTATGCGGGCCAGTGGAGTGACTGGAGCCAGCCTGTGtgctttccctctccccagaccTCTGCCCGAG GCTCCCTGTTATCACCTCGGGGGCAGCCTGACGGCACCCTTGTCGCTGTACCTGTCTTTCTGCTACTGACCAGCCTGACCTGCCTCCTGTTCAAGCTTTCACCCAG GGTGAAGAGAAGCTTCTACCAGAACGTGCCGTCTCCAGTGGCCTTCTTCCAGTCCCTGTACAGTGTGCACAATGGGGACTTCCAG ACCTGGATAGGGGCCCACAGAACCGGTCTGCTGCCGAGCCAGGACTGTGTCAGTTCCCCGAGAAGAGCCTCGGAGTCTAGTGTCCAGGAGGCCATTGCGTGGCTGACCTATGGCCCAGTGGATCCCTGGCAGTCAGTggtcctggaggaagaggagaaaggccCACGTCCTGGCCTCCCAGAGGCTGTGTTGTTAGCAGGTCGTGTGGCACAGGGAGAGCAGCCACCTGCCTACCTGCCACAGGAGGACTGGGTCCCTGGGAGCCCCACCAGGCCAGCTCTCCCACAGGCAGAGGGCAGCAGTGGTGACTACTGTGCCTTGGGCTGTCCCGGGGCGTGCCACCCCTCGACCTTCCCAGGAAACACGCAGAGCTCTGGGCCCAGCCTGGCTTTGGCCTGTGGCCTCTCCTGTGACCAGCAGAGCCTGGATGCCACGCAAGGAGGGACCTATGTGGGAGTTGGTCACAGAGAGGAGCAAGACCCTGGTGAATGTGTCGCATGA